From one Oceanimonas doudoroffii genomic stretch:
- a CDS encoding GAF domain-containing protein — protein sequence MHSSAPFPSNEPARLACLHQLQLLDTPPDPEFDQLVELACLLLNAPMGLVSLTDKERQWFRSQRGLGAQEVPRDAAFCSWVVADGAPLVVSDASQDARFADHPLVTGKPGLRFYAGMPLYLESDLVLGVLAILDTRPRTLSEEELRRLELLAGQARALLRLRWKRQMLNEQGSLSDNRLARYEAITQGAAAGIVRIDGRGHIQEINDYALNLLGYQRDALLGENVSRLMPSRWAEHHDQYLRHYTEGGDARVIGKGRKVAALHRDGHSVPVHLAVGEVRLDEHHGEAEFIGILTDLSEMHQAELRERQAARQLERQQRLLSVLHKGLTDYHALMSGNRLWGFLQEALRELTGSDYSLIGEVLPGDTGPALKIHAITDLSWSEESRQLMLRLQAGEMLLTNPDSMLGQVFAGGRTVLSNRMADDPRRGGFPPGHPPLHNFLGVPIFDDGEVIGMYAIANGREDYDEKLVSWLEPFTSTCALLINLYRQLREREAVTEQLRQARDQAEQASRAKTEFLSSMSHELRTPLNAIMGFAQLLQNNRRAPLGERQLRQVEQIYKSGSHLLKLINEVLDLARIEAGRIDMSFESIEVADVVREACDILSPMAEQHGIRLLAQMGRCGTVTADYTRLKQVLINLLSNAIKYNRPDGQVDIRCRRDGERLRISVRDTGEGIDPDYLDQLFQPFNRLGAENGAIEGTGVGLALTKSIVEQMQGEIGVENFPGDGCEFWFCLPLAASGPAAALPQELPSREVAAAGGKSVLYVEDNPANQRLLRDLFEELDDFELACVHSAELAFEMACASPPDLILMDVNLPGMSGVEAAQLLGRHPRTRQVPVVALSANAMPAEVRQARKAGFRDYLTKPVDIPRLLALLDELTGEAS from the coding sequence ATGCACAGTTCTGCCCCCTTTCCCTCGAACGAACCGGCTCGCCTCGCCTGCCTGCACCAGTTGCAGCTGCTCGATACTCCCCCGGATCCGGAATTCGACCAGCTGGTGGAGCTGGCCTGTCTGCTGCTGAATGCGCCCATGGGGCTGGTGTCGCTGACGGACAAGGAGCGGCAGTGGTTTCGCAGCCAGCGCGGACTTGGCGCACAGGAAGTCCCCCGGGACGCCGCCTTTTGCAGTTGGGTGGTGGCCGACGGGGCACCGCTGGTGGTCAGCGATGCCAGCCAGGACGCGCGCTTTGCCGATCACCCCCTGGTTACCGGGAAGCCCGGCCTGCGCTTTTACGCGGGCATGCCCCTGTACCTGGAATCCGACCTGGTGCTGGGCGTGCTGGCAATACTGGATACCAGGCCCCGCACCCTGAGCGAAGAAGAACTGCGTCGGCTGGAATTGCTTGCCGGTCAGGCCCGGGCCCTGCTGCGGTTACGCTGGAAACGGCAAATGCTCAATGAACAGGGCAGCCTCAGCGACAACCGGCTGGCCCGTTACGAGGCCATTACTCAGGGGGCGGCGGCCGGCATCGTGCGCATCGACGGCCGTGGCCACATTCAAGAGATCAACGATTACGCCCTGAACCTGCTGGGTTACCAAAGAGACGCCCTGCTGGGGGAAAATGTCAGCCGGCTGATGCCATCCCGCTGGGCCGAGCACCACGACCAGTATCTGCGTCACTATACCGAGGGCGGCGACGCCCGCGTGATCGGCAAGGGACGCAAGGTGGCGGCCCTGCACCGGGACGGCCACTCGGTGCCGGTACACCTGGCGGTGGGCGAGGTACGCCTGGACGAGCACCACGGCGAGGCGGAGTTTATCGGCATTCTGACCGACCTCAGTGAAATGCATCAGGCCGAGCTGCGGGAGCGGCAGGCCGCCCGCCAGCTGGAGCGGCAGCAGCGACTGCTGAGCGTGCTGCATAAGGGACTGACCGACTATCATGCGTTGATGTCCGGCAACCGGCTGTGGGGATTCTTGCAGGAGGCGCTCAGGGAGCTGACCGGCAGTGACTATTCCCTGATCGGCGAGGTGCTGCCCGGCGACACCGGGCCGGCGCTCAAGATCCACGCCATTACCGACCTGTCCTGGAGCGAGGAGTCCCGCCAGCTGATGCTCAGGCTGCAGGCGGGGGAGATGCTGCTGACCAACCCCGACAGCATGCTGGGTCAGGTGTTTGCCGGCGGCAGGACAGTCCTCAGCAATCGCATGGCGGACGACCCCCGCCGGGGCGGTTTTCCTCCCGGGCATCCGCCCCTGCACAACTTCCTCGGGGTACCGATCTTTGATGATGGCGAGGTGATCGGCATGTATGCCATCGCCAACGGCCGGGAAGACTACGATGAGAAGCTGGTGTCCTGGCTGGAGCCCTTTACTTCCACCTGCGCCCTGCTGATTAACCTTTATCGCCAGCTGCGCGAACGGGAAGCGGTCACCGAGCAGTTGCGTCAGGCCCGGGATCAGGCCGAGCAGGCCAGCCGTGCCAAGACCGAGTTTCTGTCGTCCATGAGCCACGAGCTGCGCACGCCGCTCAATGCCATCATGGGCTTTGCCCAGCTGCTGCAAAACAACCGGCGAGCGCCGCTGGGCGAGCGCCAGTTGCGCCAGGTGGAACAGATCTACAAAAGCGGCAGCCACCTGCTGAAGCTGATCAACGAGGTGCTGGACCTGGCGCGCATCGAGGCCGGCCGCATCGACATGTCGTTCGAGTCCATTGAGGTGGCCGACGTGGTGCGCGAGGCCTGCGACATTCTTTCGCCCATGGCCGAACAGCATGGCATTCGGCTGCTGGCCCAGATGGGCCGCTGCGGCACCGTCACCGCCGATTACACTCGACTCAAGCAGGTGCTGATCAATTTGTTGTCCAACGCCATCAAATACAACCGCCCCGATGGCCAGGTCGATATCCGTTGCCGTCGCGACGGCGAACGCCTGCGCATTTCGGTGCGGGACACGGGCGAGGGCATAGATCCCGACTACCTCGATCAGCTGTTTCAGCCCTTTAACCGCCTGGGTGCCGAGAACGGTGCCATCGAGGGCACCGGCGTGGGCCTGGCGCTGACCAAGAGCATAGTGGAGCAGATGCAGGGCGAAATTGGCGTCGAGAACTTTCCCGGAGACGGCTGCGAGTTCTGGTTCTGCCTGCCGCTGGCGGCCTCCGGGCCGGCGGCGGCCTTGCCCCAGGAGCTGCCGTCCCGGGAGGTGGCCGCGGCCGGCGGCAAGAGCGTACTCTATGTGGAAGACAACCCGGCCAACCAGCGGCTGCTGCGTGATCTGTTCGAGGAGCTCGACGACTTTGAACTCGCCTGTGTGCACTCGGCGGAGCTGGCCTTTGAAATGGCCTGTGCCAGCCCGCCGGATCTGATCCTGATGGACGTCAACCTGCCCGGCATGAGCGGGGTGGAGGCGGCGCAGTTACTGGGGCGCCATCCGCGTACGCGCCAGGTGCCCGTGGTGGCGCTGTCGGCCAACGCCATGCCGGCAGAGGTGCGCCAGGCCCGCAAGGCCGGGTTTCGCGACTACCTGACCAAGCCGGTGGACATTCCCCGTTTGCTGGCGCTGCTGGATGAACTGACCGGGGAGGCATCATGA
- a CDS encoding cytochrome d ubiquinol oxidase subunit II — protein sequence MDLALFYYLLLGFAVLMYVVLDGFDLGLGILYPWFRSEGERDHMMRSISHVWDGNETWLVFGGVVLFAAFPAAYAGILATLYTPIIIMLIGLIFRGVAFEYRFKSHRSKPWWDKSFWLGSTVATFCQGAILGAVVQGVDAAPGELGALDWLSPFSLFTGFALMVAYSLLACCYLVLKSRDPVLTRAAHLGRRLVLAIMVILLALSLWMVLDNEQVSARWFDGLNFIWLSPLPLLSMVLGFLLYRDLDGEPHETRPFWLACGLFLLGFGGLVVSLFPYLIPHQLTLWQASAPDTSLKFLLPGILIFLPLICAYTLWGYRIFSGKVEDFEEGY from the coding sequence ATGGATCTGGCGCTGTTTTATTATTTGCTGCTGGGCTTTGCGGTCCTGATGTATGTGGTGCTGGACGGCTTTGACCTCGGCCTCGGCATTCTTTACCCCTGGTTTCGCAGTGAGGGCGAGCGGGATCACATGATGCGCTCCATCTCCCATGTGTGGGACGGCAACGAAACCTGGCTGGTGTTTGGCGGCGTAGTGCTGTTCGCCGCCTTTCCCGCCGCCTATGCCGGCATACTGGCCACCCTGTACACGCCCATCATCATCATGCTGATCGGGCTTATCTTTCGCGGCGTGGCCTTTGAATACCGGTTCAAGTCACACCGTTCCAAGCCCTGGTGGGACAAGTCGTTTTGGCTCGGCTCCACCGTGGCCACCTTTTGCCAGGGGGCCATTCTCGGTGCCGTGGTGCAGGGGGTGGACGCCGCGCCGGGAGAGCTCGGCGCCCTTGACTGGCTCAGCCCCTTCAGCCTGTTTACCGGCTTTGCGCTGATGGTGGCCTATTCCCTGCTGGCCTGCTGCTACCTGGTGCTGAAAAGCCGGGACCCCGTGCTGACCCGGGCCGCCCACCTGGGACGCCGGCTGGTGCTTGCCATCATGGTCATTCTGCTGGCGCTGAGCCTGTGGATGGTGCTGGACAACGAACAGGTCAGCGCCCGCTGGTTTGACGGCCTCAACTTTATCTGGCTGTCGCCGCTGCCGCTGCTGAGCATGGTGCTGGGCTTTTTACTGTACCGGGATCTGGACGGCGAGCCCCATGAAACCCGGCCCTTCTGGCTGGCCTGTGGCCTGTTCCTGCTCGGCTTTGGTGGCCTGGTGGTGAGCCTGTTCCCTTACCTGATCCCCCATCAGCTCACGCTGTGGCAGGCCAGTGCCCCCGACACCAGCCTCAAGTTCCTGCTGCCGGGCATTCTGATTTTCCTGCCGCTGATCTGCGCCTATACCCTGTGGGGGTACCGTATCTTTTCCGGCAAGGTGGAAGATTTCGAGGAAGGTTACTGA